One window from the genome of Puniceicoccales bacterium encodes:
- a CDS encoding lysophospholipid acyltransferase family protein, whose amino-acid sequence MAKINTLSWPKKVLVRIAMIFIRLWSKTLKIELSNQAQDVLSTSVDWPKIYAFWHNRLFVAAEVYKRYMSNTKIYGLISPSKDGAWLTEIYRSAGIKAIRGSSKRRGHKALTELENMLNCGCNCAITPDGPRGPRYVVKAGIAVLAKKVDVSIILLGCRFASAWRLNSWDKFYIPKPFSRVIINAIKIDPSQYKNLLEEELIGLIQREMLILNKSRRGS is encoded by the coding sequence ATGGCGAAAATTAATACCCTATCATGGCCAAAGAAAGTACTGGTTCGCATCGCTATGATTTTTATACGCCTATGGAGCAAAACGCTCAAAATAGAGTTATCCAACCAAGCCCAGGATGTACTCTCGACCAGTGTGGACTGGCCGAAGATCTACGCATTCTGGCACAATCGGTTATTTGTGGCGGCCGAGGTTTACAAAAGATATATGTCCAACACAAAAATATATGGGCTGATCAGTCCAAGCAAAGACGGTGCCTGGTTGACGGAAATCTACAGGTCCGCTGGCATAAAAGCCATTCGTGGTTCAAGCAAACGCCGTGGACACAAAGCACTCACAGAGCTTGAAAACATGCTGAATTGTGGTTGTAATTGCGCCATCACGCCGGACGGTCCCAGGGGCCCAAGATATGTGGTCAAAGCCGGCATTGCGGTGCTGGCAAAAAAGGTAGATGTGTCCATAATTCTACTCGGTTGCAGGTTTGCATCTGCTTGGCGATTAAACTCCTGGGATAAATTTTACATCCCAAAACCATTTTCACGGGTTATAATCAACGCGATTAAAATAGATCCATCGCAATACAAAAATCTCCTGGAAGAAGAACTGATTGGATTAATACAAAGGGAAATGTTAATATTAAATAAAAGCCGTCGAGGCAGCTAG
- a CDS encoding outer membrane lipoprotein-sorting protein, with product MNKYPNRALSTLAIIVLVCASNASMVRRSFIPTLTPKQAELELEKLKKQSLGSYSFVFDLEHRSKDSKKKPETCFISGTETGNNRSMRLDVPGQKYSLLLNLVNSPSPSMVLHYHGRISGVPVILARLGLLVHRLLPPLSPMKLVLPWLGLLCDVDNKVTSPPDSIYDQIIPGFIFTPADMGFSFIFWDKFTYLGPKNVLGLQTQQFKLEPGPGQAVGLANVGYVRISFCTSYGAIIRVEYFDKQDNLLKKMDLLRFKKIDGQWVMTEIDMVDEVTKHRTKLRVKKIAFGCNIGRYLSVNWLDRPIDECENGLKYTDV from the coding sequence GTGAATAAGTACCCGAACCGTGCTCTATCTACCCTGGCCATAATCGTCTTGGTTTGTGCATCGAATGCATCCATGGTGCGTAGGTCGTTTATACCGACTTTGACACCAAAACAGGCAGAGCTTGAGTTGGAAAAGCTTAAAAAACAGTCGCTGGGGAGCTATTCCTTTGTTTTTGACTTGGAACACCGGTCGAAGGATTCAAAGAAAAAACCTGAGACCTGTTTCATATCTGGCACAGAGACAGGAAACAATAGATCAATGAGGCTGGATGTGCCGGGCCAAAAATATTCGTTGTTGTTGAACCTGGTTAATTCCCCTTCTCCGTCGATGGTGCTGCATTATCATGGCAGAATATCCGGTGTTCCGGTGATCCTGGCCAGGCTTGGGTTGTTGGTCCACAGGTTGTTGCCGCCGTTGAGCCCTATGAAACTGGTTTTGCCCTGGCTAGGGCTGTTATGTGATGTTGATAACAAAGTCACCAGTCCACCCGATAGTATCTATGACCAGATAATCCCAGGGTTTATTTTTACGCCAGCAGATATGGGGTTTTCATTCATTTTTTGGGATAAGTTTACCTATCTTGGGCCGAAAAATGTCCTTGGGCTGCAGACCCAGCAGTTCAAACTTGAACCAGGCCCTGGTCAGGCTGTTGGCTTGGCCAATGTCGGATATGTACGTATCTCATTCTGTACATCTTACGGTGCGATTATAAGGGTGGAATACTTTGATAAACAGGATAATTTATTAAAGAAAATGGATCTGCTGAGATTTAAAAAAATCGATGGCCAATGGGTGATGACAGAAATAGATATGGTTGATGAAGTAACAAAACACAGGACAAAGCTCCGGGTGAAAAAAATTGCCTTTGGCTGCAACATCGGAAGATATCTGTCGGTTAATTGGCTGGATAGACCCATCGATGAATGCGAAAATGGCCTAAAATACACGGATGTCTGA
- the rnhC gene encoding ribonuclease HIII, whose translation MDKKKNCVYSIELTAQQALKLKEYCLARSWDRYQVAYADFAFKGNGINIVHYNSGKTVIQGKETEEFITFVLEPEITMEFNFGSNDEADPLWFQEHAGLDESGKGDLFGPLVTACVIAGPGAIKSLLAKGVKDSKKIHSENIILDLDSRIHAQKGVVCQKMVLSMKKYNELYLSFGSNMNRLLAWMHSRSLLGALQLRPVSRGLLDQFSKAPLVQRYLKDADGFTLDMQTKAERDPVVAAASIVARAEYVRQMAELSKLAGEKLQKGAGKQTLEQARKLVEKFGDDRLGEFAKLHFRTAYLARGLEPPKINRLLLENF comes from the coding sequence ATGGATAAAAAAAAGAATTGCGTTTATTCGATAGAACTCACAGCACAACAGGCTTTGAAGCTTAAGGAATATTGTTTGGCCAGGTCCTGGGATCGGTACCAGGTAGCCTATGCTGATTTCGCATTTAAGGGCAACGGTATCAATATTGTACATTATAATAGCGGCAAGACCGTCATCCAGGGGAAGGAAACCGAAGAATTTATCACCTTTGTGCTGGAGCCCGAAATAACCATGGAGTTTAATTTTGGGTCTAACGATGAGGCGGATCCACTTTGGTTCCAAGAGCATGCAGGCCTGGACGAGAGCGGCAAAGGTGATCTTTTTGGGCCACTGGTCACGGCCTGTGTCATAGCCGGCCCAGGTGCGATTAAGTCATTGCTGGCCAAAGGTGTTAAAGATAGTAAAAAAATTCATTCAGAAAATATTATTTTGGATCTGGATTCGAGGATCCATGCGCAGAAAGGTGTCGTTTGCCAGAAGATGGTTCTTAGCATGAAGAAATACAATGAGTTATACCTTTCATTCGGTTCTAACATGAATCGATTGCTGGCCTGGATGCATTCGCGGTCGCTTTTGGGCGCATTGCAGCTGCGGCCGGTCAGCCGCGGTCTGTTGGATCAATTTTCGAAGGCTCCCTTGGTTCAGCGATACCTCAAGGATGCGGATGGCTTCACTCTTGATATGCAGACCAAAGCCGAGAGGGATCCGGTGGTGGCTGCAGCGTCGATAGTTGCAAGGGCTGAGTATGTTAGGCAGATGGCTGAGCTGTCGAAGCTCGCCGGAGAAAAATTACAAAAAGGTGCTGGTAAACAGACCCTTGAGCAGGCCAGGAAATTGGTCGAAAAGTTCGGTGATGATAGACTTGGAGAGTTTGCAAAATTGCATTTCAGAACGGCTTACCTGGCGCGTGGCCTAGAACCACCGAAGATAAACAGATTATTGCTTGAAAATTTCTAA
- a CDS encoding amino acid permease, with product MSVGVIQCKGVDSSGHITWTAGISVFSLAMMTFATVANLRNLPAMAVYGMSMLFFYGVAMVTFLIPTALVSAELATGFPEDGGIFNWVGKALGNRIGFLAVWLQNFSNFVTIPVSLVYLAGVLSYAVGIPSLAHNNIYVLGVILVTIWIGTLVTMKGMRVATAITNIGSIFGTFIPGFVIIALGGLWLVTGKHSNIEFNASRIVPPLAEPAQWVLFLNVMLGFAGLEVSAVHTRDVANPQKNFPRAILISSLLVFGLYAFGSMAIAIAVPKECLTLETGVINAMDVLLSGFGLKWLSPVMAGMMVFGVVAWFVTWIAGPARGMLATARTGNLPPMLQKVNEVGMPSAIMIFQAGIITLFSMLFVLWDSVETCFWVLVAFSTQSLLLMYILMFVAAVVLRYKFPAVTRSYKVPFGNVGMIVVCIIGILVCLACYFVGFIPPGELHIDNMFLYVTVMIIGNLLSVIFPFIMCMFSKPHWKNEMFVAG from the coding sequence ATGTCAGTGGGTGTTATTCAGTGCAAGGGGGTGGATTCTAGTGGTCACATAACTTGGACGGCGGGTATTAGCGTATTTTCTCTAGCTATGATGACCTTTGCCACCGTAGCGAATCTTAGGAATTTGCCGGCGATGGCTGTCTACGGAATGTCGATGTTGTTTTTTTATGGCGTTGCAATGGTGACGTTTCTGATACCGACTGCGCTGGTTTCGGCGGAATTGGCCACAGGATTTCCCGAGGATGGCGGTATTTTTAACTGGGTAGGCAAGGCGCTGGGTAACAGGATCGGATTTTTAGCCGTTTGGCTGCAAAATTTTTCAAATTTTGTGACAATTCCGGTTTCGCTGGTCTACCTGGCTGGAGTGCTTTCCTATGCGGTGGGTATTCCGTCCCTGGCTCATAACAACATCTATGTACTTGGCGTTATTTTGGTTACAATATGGATTGGAACCCTGGTGACGATGAAAGGAATGCGGGTTGCAACGGCGATAACTAACATCGGGAGTATTTTTGGTACATTTATTCCTGGGTTTGTGATCATAGCTCTAGGAGGCCTATGGCTTGTGACAGGCAAACATTCAAATATTGAGTTTAACGCTTCCAGGATTGTTCCACCGTTGGCCGAGCCGGCCCAATGGGTATTGTTTTTGAATGTGATGCTAGGGTTTGCTGGCCTAGAGGTGTCTGCTGTCCATACCCGGGATGTGGCTAATCCTCAGAAAAATTTCCCAAGGGCTATTTTGATATCATCGCTGTTGGTTTTTGGTCTGTATGCATTTGGCTCCATGGCAATTGCCATAGCAGTTCCAAAAGAATGTTTGACTCTGGAAACCGGCGTGATCAATGCGATGGATGTGTTGCTGTCCGGATTTGGATTGAAATGGCTAAGTCCTGTGATGGCCGGAATGATGGTGTTTGGTGTGGTAGCTTGGTTTGTGACCTGGATTGCCGGGCCAGCCCGGGGCATGTTGGCTACGGCACGGACAGGCAATCTGCCTCCGATGTTGCAGAAGGTGAACGAAGTAGGGATGCCATCGGCGATAATGATATTCCAGGCAGGTATTATAACTCTGTTTTCCATGTTGTTCGTCCTGTGGGATTCGGTGGAAACCTGTTTTTGGGTTTTGGTCGCGTTTTCAACCCAGTCGCTGCTTCTGATGTATATTTTGATGTTTGTTGCGGCCGTGGTACTTAGGTATAAGTTCCCGGCGGTGACGAGAAGTTATAAGGTGCCCTTTGGTAATGTGGGCATGATAGTTGTATGTATTATTGGTATATTGGTATGTTTAGCGTGTTATTTTGTTGGATTCATACCTCCGGGTGAGTTGCATATTGATAATATGTTCTTGTATGTTACTGTGATGATCATCGGCAACCTGTTGAGTGTTATTTTTCCATTTATTATGTGTATGTTTAGTAAGCCGCACTGGAAAAACGAGATGTTCGTTGCCGGGTAA
- a CDS encoding DedA family protein: MIEGEVIILTAAALAAYGVMSIYKVFLVAFLSTVLTDQGLFWIGRRMGIESVTNRFPKVKKCVDRVYDLLHRLGGLFIFSFRFIYGIRIASPLILGAAEINPVKFWIYNVFSGATWAMICCFVGYIIADVIMDGKFDTMPAFAAITLLVVIVLCGVYLFSKIREKKSTPVNKS; the protein is encoded by the coding sequence ATGATAGAAGGCGAAGTGATAATTCTTACGGCCGCGGCTCTTGCAGCCTATGGAGTTATGTCCATATACAAAGTCTTTTTGGTGGCATTCCTGTCAACGGTTTTGACCGATCAGGGCCTTTTTTGGATTGGCCGCAGAATGGGAATCGAATCGGTCACCAACAGGTTTCCAAAGGTAAAAAAATGTGTTGACAGGGTGTATGACCTTCTGCACAGGCTGGGAGGTCTGTTTATATTTTCTTTTAGGTTTATCTATGGAATCAGGATTGCGAGCCCATTGATTTTGGGGGCGGCGGAAATCAATCCGGTAAAATTTTGGATTTATAACGTTTTTTCCGGTGCCACCTGGGCAATGATTTGCTGTTTTGTTGGCTATATAATCGCAGATGTCATCATGGATGGAAAGTTTGATACCATGCCGGCATTTGCGGCCATAACGTTGCTGGTAGTCATTGTGTTGTGTGGAGTGTACCTCTTTTCCAAAATCAGGGAGAAGAAATCTACCCCGGTGAATAAATCCTAG
- the secG gene encoding preprotein translocase subunit SecG — protein sequence MSMFFIVVLTLALVLVSMFIVMIILMQRPNEETGLGATLGEGSVTAVFGGDAVNVLARWTKWCVGFFYLAAFLLAMIYMAREHKPGKADEIIPKKMAVTEVADDTKATTVEENSLGKSAETGEPGTDSNDAKEDLYSYSAGDSEPVSEPITAEGDNFLGELGEYYDDSGFSDSEDTYDDSFDNEGE from the coding sequence ATGAGCATGTTTTTTATAGTTGTCCTGACCCTGGCTTTGGTATTGGTCAGTATGTTTATTGTGATGATCATATTGATGCAGCGGCCAAACGAAGAAACCGGCCTAGGTGCCACATTGGGAGAGGGTTCCGTGACAGCGGTATTTGGTGGAGATGCGGTCAATGTGTTGGCGAGATGGACAAAATGGTGTGTAGGATTTTTTTATCTGGCGGCGTTTCTGTTGGCTATGATCTACATGGCCCGGGAACATAAACCGGGAAAGGCCGATGAGATTATTCCAAAGAAAATGGCTGTCACCGAGGTGGCTGATGACACGAAAGCTACTACGGTGGAAGAGAATAGCCTCGGGAAAAGTGCTGAGACAGGTGAGCCCGGTACGGATTCCAACGATGCCAAGGAGGACTTGTATTCATATTCGGCCGGTGATTCGGAACCTGTTTCAGAACCCATTACCGCGGAAGGTGATAATTTCCTCGGTGAGCTCGGCGAATACTACGATGATTCGGGTTTTTCCGATTCCGAGGATACTTACGATGATTCATTCGACAATGAGGGTGAATAA
- the upp gene encoding uracil phosphoribosyltransferase: protein MALHTVSNPIMQNALSLLRNVNSSLIQFRQACKQVTAGLVLDASNRFSTKDVIIKTPLATCKACRIENQVAFIPILRAGLAMLDCAIGLIPEAKIGYLGLQRDGKPTKTSPYYENLPSLDGANVMLLDPILATGNSAIQAIERILKKNPKTVTLCCIVVSSEGITHISEKFCDVHVYTVAIDDNINAKKYLVPGLGDFGDRFNATI, encoded by the coding sequence ATGGCTTTGCATACTGTAAGTAATCCGATAATGCAAAATGCACTATCACTGTTAAGAAATGTAAATAGTTCGCTGATCCAATTCCGTCAGGCTTGCAAACAAGTCACCGCCGGCCTGGTGCTTGATGCGTCTAACCGTTTTTCTACAAAAGACGTAATTATCAAAACACCACTGGCAACCTGCAAAGCCTGCCGGATCGAAAATCAGGTGGCTTTTATCCCAATTTTAAGGGCAGGACTGGCCATGTTAGACTGTGCCATCGGCCTTATTCCCGAAGCCAAAATCGGCTACCTTGGGCTCCAGCGTGACGGGAAGCCCACGAAAACGTCACCGTACTATGAAAATCTACCCAGCCTGGACGGAGCCAATGTGATGCTGCTGGATCCCATTCTGGCCACCGGTAATTCGGCGATTCAGGCCATCGAACGCATTTTGAAAAAAAATCCCAAAACCGTAACCCTGTGCTGTATCGTCGTGTCTTCGGAAGGCATAACCCATATATCAGAAAAATTTTGCGATGTGCATGTCTACACCGTTGCCATCGACGACAACATCAACGCCAAAAAGTATCTAGTGCCTGGCCTGGGTGACTTTGGAGATAGATTCAATGCAACGATTTAA